One Schistocerca cancellata isolate TAMUIC-IGC-003103 chromosome 1, iqSchCanc2.1, whole genome shotgun sequence genomic region harbors:
- the LOC126094899 gene encoding hydroxymethylglutaryl-CoA synthase 1 — MSARPSNVGIVAIEQIFPSQYVDQSELEAFDGVSAGKYTIGLGQSKMGFCSDREDINSLCLTVVSKLMQRNNISYKEIGRLEVGTETIIDKSKSVKTVLMQLFEESGNFDVEGVDTTNACYGGTSALFNAVSWVESSAWDGRYALVVCGDIAVYAKGNARPTGGAGAVAMLVGANAPLVIETSARATFMKHAYDFYKPNLSSEYPVVDGKLSVKCYLSALDNCYQLYCSKAEKHLNGNKINLEYFDAMIFHSPYCKLVQKSLARLMLNDFIRSPQDILAKYPGLQKFQGLDLENTYFDRDIEKEFMTCSKSAFEEKTLPSLLLAREVGNMYTPSLYGCLVSLLVSKSAEHLAGKRIGLFSYGSGLASSMYSVKVAEDISEGSSLRHIIANLGHISTQLKSRTCVSPSDFSSIMELREKNHHKAPYTPEGPIDTLFPGTWYLESIDELHRRVYKKVA, encoded by the coding sequence ATGAGTGCCAGACCATCCAATGTTGGTATTGTTGCCATTGAACAAATTTTTCCATCCCAGTACGTTGACCAATCGGAGCTGGAAGCGTTCGATGGAGTTTCGGCAGGAAAATACACTATAGGCCTGGGACAATCAAAAATGGGTTTTTGCTCAGATCGTGAAGATATAAATTCACTGTGCCTTACAGTAGTGTCGAAACTGATGCAAAGAAACAATATTTCATATAAGGAGATTGGAAGGTTGGAGGTAGGCACAGAAACTATTATAGACAAATCGAAAAGTGTGAAGACAGTGCTGATGCAGCTTTTCGAGGAAAGTGGTAATTTCGATGTCGAGGGTGTGGACACTACAAATGCATGTTATGGTGGCACGTCTGCCTTGTTCAACGCAGTTTCATGGGTCGAATCCAGTGCTTGGGATGGTCGTTATGCCCTTGTCGTATGTGGTGATATTGCTGTGTACGCGAAAGGTAATGCTCGGCCCACAGGTGGGGCGGGAGCCGTTGCTATGCTGGTTGGTGCTAATGCTCCTCTTGTCATAGAAACAAGTGCTCGGGCAACATTTATGAAACATGCTTATGATTTTTAcaagcccaatctctcttctgaataTCCAGTAGTTGATGGTAAATTGTCGGTTAAATGCTATTTAAGTGCATTGGACAACTGCTATCAGCTGTACTGCAGCaaagcagaaaaacatcttaaTGGTAACAAGATTAACTTGGAATACTTCGATGCAATGATCTTCCATTCCCCTTATTGTAAATTAGTGCAAAAATCACTGGCACGTTTAATGTTGAATGATTTTATACGTTCTCCTCAAGATATTCTTGCAAAGTATCCAGGGCTTCAGAAATTTCAAGGCTTAGATCTTGAAAACACGTATTTTGACAGAGACATAGAAAAGGAATTCATGACTTGCAGCAAAAGTGCCTTTGAAGAAAAGACTCTTCCCTCTCTACTGTTAGCGAGGGAAGTGGGCAATATGTACACCCCATCTTTATATGGATGTCTGGTATCATTACTTGTAAGTAAAAGTGCTGAACATCTTGCAGGAAAAAGAATCGGTCTTTTTTCTTATGGCTCCGGGTTGGCTTCCTCCATGTATTCTGTGAAGGTGGCAGAAGATATTTCAGAAGGATCATCTTTGAGACACATTATTGCTAATCTTGGTCACATCAGCACTCAACTGAAAAGCAGAACATGTGTGTCTCCAAGCGATTTTTCTTCTATAATGGAACTTCGTGAAAAAAACCATCATAAGGCACCATACACTCCTGAAGGTCCCATAGATACGCTTTTTCCAGGAACCTGGTATTTGGAGTCAATAGATGAACTGCATCGTCGAGTGTACAAAAAGGTTGCCTAA